In a genomic window of Myxococcales bacterium:
- a CDS encoding type II toxin-antitoxin system HicA family toxin yields the protein MKASEVVAEILRRGGRKLRQKGSHARYECACGTNKTTVPIHPGELGRGLLGAIEKDLEPCFGKRWLLGK from the coding sequence GTGAAGGCTAGCGAGGTGGTCGCCGAAATCCTCCGGAGAGGGGGGCGTAAGCTACGGCAGAAGGGGTCGCACGCGCGATACGAGTGCGCGTGCGGAACGAATAAGACAACGGTACCGATCCATCCAGGAGAACTGGGCAGAGGTCTTCTGGGAGCGATTGAGAAGGACTTGGAGCCATGCTTCGGAAAGCGCTGGTTGCTAGGGAAATGA
- a CDS encoding IS21 family transposase yields the protein MTISQEVEAEIRRLAHAEGWPRGTIATQLGVHHEVVERVLDADTVTPKERPPRASKLDPYKPFLLRKLDEHPTLRATRLHTMIKKRGFPGSVKIVRRYVATVRPRARSAAYLECERLPGEQAQIDWGKVGVLAVPGGERALWVFLMTLAYSRYRYAELVFELGVESLRRSLWRAVTFFGGTPREWLFDNTKAVVVERFGSAKRLQKDLHEFASAFHVMPRLCAPRRPEHKGGVERGIRDLKEGHFAGEKVRSIESGNRDLLTYIDEVVCARRHPRQPTRTVREVWEEERQRLLPLPTHMPSADLVTPVAVDKLANIHLATNRYSVPSSYAGGTLTLFADDALVRLVDGRSEVARHARSWGKHQRIEDLSHRRALVEERAAANAAPVREQLFVDVPELRIIFERAVDRGRNVGAMTARIKTLRELYGIETLREATRVMCDHGTHDPGALSLLCEEARRRRNMPIPLPLPLPSGVVDRDVGSHDLASYDPDASEEAPS from the coding sequence ATGACCATCTCGCAGGAAGTCGAAGCGGAGATCCGCAGGCTCGCGCACGCAGAGGGCTGGCCACGTGGCACGATCGCCACCCAGCTCGGCGTCCACCACGAGGTCGTCGAGCGAGTGCTCGATGCGGACACTGTCACCCCGAAGGAGCGTCCACCTCGGGCGAGCAAGCTCGACCCGTACAAGCCGTTTCTGCTGCGCAAGCTCGACGAGCACCCGACGCTCCGGGCTACGCGCCTGCACACGATGATCAAGAAGCGCGGCTTTCCGGGCAGCGTCAAGATCGTGCGCCGGTACGTCGCGACCGTGCGCCCGCGTGCTCGCAGCGCCGCGTACCTCGAGTGCGAGCGGCTACCTGGCGAGCAAGCGCAGATCGACTGGGGCAAGGTCGGCGTCCTGGCCGTGCCGGGAGGGGAGCGCGCGCTGTGGGTCTTCCTCATGACGCTCGCGTACTCGCGCTACCGGTACGCGGAGCTCGTCTTCGAGCTGGGCGTCGAATCGCTCCGCCGCTCGCTGTGGCGCGCAGTCACTTTCTTTGGCGGCACACCGCGCGAGTGGCTCTTCGACAACACGAAGGCGGTCGTCGTCGAGCGCTTCGGGAGTGCCAAGCGTCTGCAGAAGGACCTCCACGAATTCGCCTCGGCCTTCCACGTCATGCCGAGGCTGTGTGCGCCTCGCAGGCCAGAGCACAAGGGCGGCGTCGAGCGCGGGATCCGCGACCTGAAGGAAGGTCACTTCGCCGGGGAGAAGGTCCGGAGCATCGAGTCGGGCAACCGCGATTTGCTCACGTACATCGACGAGGTGGTCTGCGCGCGGAGGCATCCTCGCCAGCCGACGCGAACCGTACGCGAGGTGTGGGAAGAAGAGCGGCAGAGGTTGTTGCCACTCCCGACGCACATGCCGTCGGCCGACCTCGTGACGCCGGTCGCAGTCGACAAGCTGGCGAACATCCACCTCGCCACGAACCGATACTCAGTGCCCTCGTCTTACGCGGGCGGCACATTGACGCTCTTCGCGGACGACGCGCTCGTCCGCCTCGTCGACGGCAGGTCCGAGGTCGCTCGGCACGCGCGCTCTTGGGGCAAGCATCAGCGCATCGAAGACCTGTCGCATCGCCGCGCGCTCGTTGAGGAGCGCGCGGCCGCGAACGCAGCTCCAGTCCGCGAGCAGCTCTTCGTCGATGTCCCTGAGCTGCGCATCATCTTCGAGCGCGCCGTCGACCGCGGCCGGAACGTCGGAGCGATGACCGCCCGCATCAAGACGCTGCGCGAGCTGTACGGTATCGAGACTCTGCGCGAGGCGACGCGCGTCATGTGCGATCACGGCACTCATGACCCCGGCGCGCTCAGCCTGCTCTGCGAAGAGGCGCGGCGGCGACGCAACATGCCTATCCCGCTCCCTCTGCCGCTTCCCAGCGGCGTCGTCGATCGCGACGTCGGCTCGCACGACCTCGCGTCGTACGACCCCGACGCGAGCGAGGAGGCGCCGTCATGA
- a CDS encoding ATP-binding protein, translating into MTEALHHLLDGLGLRATPEQLQALLTQLTKAHASPVQVLEQWAALERREREVRNLASRTKKASVGTTKPATDYDWNYPQSADEATYEDLLGLGFMTRKQNVLFRGPAGVGKTMLAKNLGLRALERGHTVVFANLSSALADLLRQESLPAVERRLRRYTAANLVILDELGYQPVDARAVDLLFQIVSRRHEHASTILTTNLPFKDWANVFPGAACLVPLVDRFTENMIAFDIRGPSYRQRTRPTPKPPPPRPPKKRA; encoded by the coding sequence ATGACCGAAGCTCTCCACCACCTCCTCGACGGCCTCGGCCTCCGCGCCACGCCCGAGCAGCTCCAGGCCCTGCTGACGCAGCTGACGAAGGCGCACGCGAGCCCGGTCCAGGTCCTGGAACAATGGGCGGCGCTCGAGCGGCGCGAGCGCGAGGTGCGCAATCTGGCGTCGCGGACGAAGAAGGCCAGCGTCGGCACGACGAAGCCCGCGACCGACTACGACTGGAATTACCCCCAGAGCGCCGACGAGGCCACATACGAAGACCTCCTGGGGCTCGGCTTCATGACTCGCAAGCAGAACGTCCTCTTCCGCGGACCGGCGGGCGTCGGCAAGACCATGCTCGCGAAGAACCTCGGCCTGCGAGCGCTCGAGCGCGGGCACACCGTGGTCTTCGCGAACCTCTCCTCGGCACTCGCCGACCTCCTTCGGCAGGAGTCGTTGCCGGCCGTCGAGCGACGCCTTCGCCGCTACACGGCCGCGAACCTCGTCATCCTCGACGAGCTCGGATACCAGCCGGTCGACGCACGCGCCGTCGACCTCCTCTTTCAGATCGTCAGCCGAAGACACGAACACGCGTCAACGATCCTCACGACGAACTTACCCTTCAAGGACTGGGCGAACGTGTTTCCAGGGGCGGCCTGCCTCGTACCGCTCGTGGATCGCTTCACCGAGAACATGATCGCCTTCGACATCCGCGGCCCGTCCTACAGGCAGCGAACGAGGCCGACGCCGAAGCCCCCGCCCCCGAGGCCGCCCAAGAAGCGCGCCTGA
- a CDS encoding biotin/lipoyl-binding protein: MRYFVSFDPATPEAVTTVDIRELPSGALQVEIEGRRVEVDAEQVGPSLSIRVDGRVVDLTTEGAPPELGAIASGHRSYVRVESERQRAAARTKTSGGGGGDKTLKAPMPGRVVRVLAKPGDAVIAGQPLLVLEAMKMENEVKARADGTVLTVHVTEGATVESNARLLTLA, encoded by the coding sequence ATGCGCTACTTCGTCTCTTTCGATCCCGCGACCCCCGAGGCCGTCACGACCGTCGACATCCGCGAGCTGCCGAGCGGCGCGCTGCAGGTCGAGATCGAGGGGCGGCGCGTCGAGGTCGACGCCGAGCAGGTCGGCCCCTCGCTGTCGATCCGGGTCGACGGCCGGGTGGTGGACCTCACCACCGAGGGAGCACCGCCGGAGCTGGGCGCCATCGCCAGCGGCCACCGCTCGTACGTGCGGGTGGAGAGCGAGCGCCAGCGCGCCGCGGCGCGCACCAAGACGTCCGGCGGCGGCGGCGGCGACAAGACCCTCAAGGCGCCGATGCCCGGACGCGTCGTGCGCGTGCTCGCGAAGCCTGGCGACGCCGTGATCGCAGGCCAGCCGCTGCTCGTTCTCGAGGCGATGAAGATGGAAAACGAGGTCAAGGCGAGGGCAGACGGCACGGTGCTCACCGTCCACGTGACCGAGGGCGCCACGGTCGAGAGCAACGCGCGCCTGCTCACGCTCGCGTAG
- a CDS encoding CPBP family intramembrane metalloprotease, protein MSEQHADAPGPTGSAGKEPDLDAAPMTTGNAARIAAAGLFFHACGLLAAALLASYGLAAMIAQAVIAEWGMSRLGVRWTAERASDAPEPPSPAARAARGFALGAGAAALTTAVLLATGTGRFEPGGLVPTTLAAGALSAAATAVSHELYYRGLVLRITEKVKYPYLRLLAAGLAGAAATAAMPGATPLEVLVAGLFGALMAALWLHDRGAVLACAAHAGWLFMTRSVLRGGVFELAGSSTLLGGNGAGPFVGGAAAGVLGASLVACLVVRAREPIPTTMSDGN, encoded by the coding sequence ATGAGCGAGCAGCACGCGGACGCGCCGGGGCCGACCGGCAGCGCGGGCAAGGAGCCCGACCTCGACGCGGCGCCCATGACCACGGGCAACGCGGCGCGGATCGCGGCGGCGGGTTTGTTCTTCCACGCCTGCGGCCTCCTCGCGGCGGCGCTGCTCGCGAGCTACGGCCTCGCAGCCATGATCGCCCAAGCGGTCATCGCCGAATGGGGAATGTCCCGCCTCGGGGTGCGCTGGACGGCCGAGCGCGCCAGCGACGCCCCGGAACCCCCTTCGCCCGCCGCGCGCGCCGCGCGAGGCTTCGCGCTCGGCGCGGGCGCCGCCGCGCTGACGACGGCGGTGCTGCTCGCCACCGGGACCGGTCGGTTCGAGCCGGGCGGCCTGGTGCCGACGACGCTCGCCGCGGGCGCGCTCTCGGCAGCTGCCACCGCCGTGTCGCACGAGCTCTACTACCGTGGGCTCGTGCTCCGGATCACCGAGAAGGTCAAGTACCCTTACCTTCGTCTGCTCGCCGCCGGCCTGGCGGGAGCGGCCGCGACGGCGGCGATGCCCGGGGCGACGCCCCTCGAGGTGCTCGTGGCGGGCCTCTTCGGGGCGCTCATGGCGGCCCTCTGGCTGCACGACCGCGGCGCGGTCCTCGCGTGCGCGGCGCACGCCGGGTGGCTCTTCATGACGCGCAGCGTGCTCCGAGGCGGTGTGTTCGAGCTCGCGGGGTCATCCACCCTGCTCGGTGGCAACGGCGCCGGGCCCTTCGTGGGGGGCGCAGCGGCCGGCGTGCTCGGCGCTTCGCTCGTAGCCTGCCTGGTCGTCCGCGCCCGCGAGCCGATCCCGACCACGATGTCCGACGGAAATTGA
- a CDS encoding tetratricopeptide repeat protein, giving the protein MGRGDEPMSARNGPRSARNRASREPRPERGESEPEDDENFLFHLYRGSELLQDGREHEAKEELEQALLRKPGDQKGQDLLAAVYFRVGHFARAIAIYEQLQESSPRDPALQLNLALCHLKSDAPEQARAQLLALVAESPDHLRAWGYLGLCHERLGELGEAQAAFEKSGHGHLARRVMEQLAARKGATHGAPTAPPAPAPTPAAEGTRPAPGGLHDLAAAAEAAEADQLDAAGAAPAAPWQHASSPLEPGPELTEAPDAPPPATPRSTPTSTRAHAILTHPPSTRDGPPPPPALPRPAPPPPSVRAPRARDSAPPSVLPPVAPPSRRAIPAAPPTPEPPTRRKTLIVGPPPPGAATAGAELAPVSLRLPSSQRLPTIEEPALSWSAGRLVSTPPGAVPAPSVFPPPSAAHFARAAALVAPGDGAVSLHASGVVVARPTVAVPFATRLESIRAMSGALDSKILERKQRGASLGETFGGLGSPLVELVGEGHLVVGPKPGHTLWSFTLDGAPCSVREDRVLGFQLSLAYENERVALGSAELGVVRFAGAGALVLETSSALVTLAVTPASAIVVRREVVVGWLGVLDITPVLPADAPGAHHGLVRFQGEGSVFVSGL; this is encoded by the coding sequence ATGGGCCGCGGGGACGAGCCGATGAGCGCGCGGAACGGGCCTCGGAGCGCCCGCAACCGAGCCTCGCGCGAACCGCGCCCCGAGCGCGGTGAGTCCGAGCCCGAGGACGACGAGAATTTCCTCTTTCACCTCTACCGTGGGAGCGAGCTGCTCCAGGACGGGCGCGAGCACGAGGCGAAAGAGGAGCTCGAGCAGGCGCTCCTGCGCAAGCCAGGCGACCAGAAGGGGCAAGACCTGCTCGCCGCCGTGTACTTCCGGGTCGGGCATTTCGCGCGCGCCATCGCCATCTACGAGCAGCTCCAGGAGTCGAGCCCACGTGATCCGGCGCTGCAGCTGAACCTGGCGCTCTGTCACCTCAAGTCCGACGCCCCCGAGCAGGCGCGCGCGCAGCTCCTCGCCTTGGTCGCGGAGAGCCCCGACCACCTCCGCGCGTGGGGGTATTTGGGGCTATGCCACGAGCGCTTGGGCGAGCTAGGGGAGGCCCAGGCGGCCTTCGAAAAGAGCGGGCACGGGCACCTCGCCCGCCGCGTCATGGAGCAGCTCGCCGCACGAAAGGGCGCGACGCACGGGGCCCCCACGGCCCCCCCTGCTCCGGCCCCGACTCCGGCGGCGGAGGGGACGCGGCCTGCGCCGGGCGGGCTCCACGACCTCGCGGCGGCCGCGGAAGCGGCGGAGGCCGACCAGCTCGACGCGGCGGGCGCCGCGCCCGCGGCCCCATGGCAGCACGCTTCCTCCCCGCTCGAGCCCGGCCCCGAGCTCACCGAGGCTCCCGACGCCCCTCCCCCAGCCACTCCGCGAAGCACCCCAACCTCCACGCGCGCCCACGCGATCCTCACCCATCCCCCATCGACCCGGGACGGTCCACCGCCTCCGCCGGCGCTCCCGCGACCTGCCCCGCCGCCGCCGTCGGTGCGCGCACCGCGCGCGCGCGACTCGGCCCCTCCCTCGGTGCTCCCTCCCGTCGCGCCGCCGTCGCGGCGGGCGATCCCCGCGGCGCCGCCGACCCCCGAGCCTCCAACCCGTCGAAAGACGCTCATCGTGGGCCCTCCGCCGCCCGGCGCCGCGACCGCGGGCGCCGAGCTCGCGCCCGTGAGCCTGCGCCTCCCCTCGTCCCAGCGGCTCCCCACGATCGAGGAGCCGGCGCTCTCGTGGTCCGCGGGGCGGCTCGTGTCGACGCCCCCCGGCGCCGTCCCGGCTCCCAGCGTGTTTCCCCCGCCGTCTGCCGCCCACTTCGCCAGGGCCGCGGCGCTCGTCGCGCCCGGCGACGGCGCCGTAAGCCTGCACGCGAGCGGCGTCGTCGTCGCGCGCCCCACGGTCGCGGTCCCCTTCGCCACCCGACTCGAGAGCATCCGCGCGATGTCGGGCGCGCTCGACTCCAAGATCCTGGAGCGCAAGCAGCGCGGCGCCTCGCTGGGCGAGACCTTCGGCGGCCTCGGCAGCCCGCTCGTCGAGCTCGTGGGCGAGGGGCACCTCGTGGTCGGCCCGAAGCCCGGCCATACGCTCTGGTCTTTCACGCTCGACGGGGCTCCCTGCAGCGTCCGCGAAGACCGCGTGCTCGGCTTCCAGCTCTCGCTCGCCTACGAGAATGAACGGGTCGCCCTCGGCTCCGCGGAGCTAGGCGTCGTGCGTTTCGCCGGAGCGGGCGCGCTCGTCCTCGAGACGTCGAGCGCGCTCGTGACGCTGGCGGTGACGCCCGCGAGCGCCATCGTGGTGCGCCGCGAGGTGGTCGTCGGCTGGCTCGGTGTCCTCGACATCACCCCGGTGCTCCCGGCAGACGCGCCCGGGGCGCACCACGGCCTCGTCCGCTTCCAGGGCGAGGGCAGCGTGTTCGTCTCCGGCCTCTGA
- the pgsA gene encoding CDP-diacylglycerol--glycerol-3-phosphate 3-phosphatidyltransferase, which produces MIPACLALLQSNTPRGCFFAALVFTFAALTDALDGYLARKMGIVSVLGKFMDPLADKLIVMASLIYLVPLGRVPAWVVVVILGRDITITGLRSVAASEGVVISAGQEGKTKTALQMVGVIAILVGFPYPMRYLGFIDLGIVDLARVGRGLVYLSLFFSLASAIDYMRIFGAAVEAKDKKLAKERASTSDLSPESDVGPS; this is translated from the coding sequence ATGATCCCGGCGTGCCTCGCCTTGCTCCAGTCGAACACGCCGCGGGGGTGTTTCTTCGCGGCCCTGGTGTTCACGTTCGCGGCCCTGACCGACGCGCTCGACGGCTATCTGGCGCGCAAGATGGGCATCGTCAGCGTGCTCGGCAAGTTCATGGACCCGCTCGCCGACAAGCTCATCGTGATGGCGTCGCTCATCTACCTCGTGCCCCTCGGCCGCGTGCCTGCGTGGGTGGTGGTCGTCATTCTCGGCCGCGACATCACCATCACGGGCCTGCGCAGCGTCGCCGCGAGCGAGGGCGTCGTGATTTCGGCTGGCCAAGAGGGGAAGACCAAGACCGCCCTGCAGATGGTGGGGGTCATCGCCATCCTGGTCGGCTTCCCGTACCCCATGAGGTACCTCGGGTTCATCGACCTCGGCATCGTCGACCTCGCGCGTGTTGGGCGCGGGCTCGTCTACCTCTCGCTGTTCTTCTCCCTCGCGAGCGCGATCGACTACATGCGCATCTTCGGCGCAGCGGTCGAGGCGAAGGACAAGAAGCTCGCGAAGGAGCGGGCGTCCACGTCCGATCTATCCCCCGAGTCCGACGTCGGCCCGTCCTGA
- a CDS encoding flagellar biosynthetic protein FliQ gives MSAASLVGHAQGALLLAVLLSLPVLLATLLVGLVVGAFQGATQIQDPAVSHLPRVLAGALALGVAAPWMGHALAELATRVLLAAAG, from the coding sequence GTGTCCGCCGCGTCGCTGGTCGGTCACGCTCAAGGCGCGCTCCTCCTGGCGGTGCTCCTCTCGCTCCCCGTGTTGCTGGCGACGCTCCTCGTGGGGCTGGTCGTGGGCGCGTTCCAAGGCGCGACGCAGATCCAAGACCCCGCGGTCTCCCACCTGCCCCGCGTCCTCGCGGGCGCGCTCGCGTTGGGCGTCGCCGCGCCGTGGATGGGCCACGCGCTCGCCGAGCTCGCGACGCGCGTGCTCCTCGCCGCCGCCGGCTGA
- a CDS encoding TetR/AcrR family transcriptional regulator: protein MTESSFTARKRAKPAAKRTTRVATPVAQDGPPARRSGDKRERILSAAVRVFARSGFHATRVSEVAKAAGVADGTIYLYFRSKDELLVSLFEDRVERLLAYMERELPKYPDASARLRAVIELQLGLLEGERELAEVITVILRQSTKLMKEYAAPRFLEYLDAIARVVAEGQAKGMFRTDVSPSLIARATFGALDGIVLTWALGRAEHGALGRAAKQLADVLLRGLSA from the coding sequence GTGACTGAATCCTCATTCACCGCCCGCAAGCGCGCGAAGCCCGCCGCCAAGCGCACCACGCGCGTCGCCACGCCCGTCGCGCAGGACGGCCCCCCCGCGCGCCGCAGCGGCGACAAGCGCGAGCGCATCCTCAGCGCGGCCGTTCGCGTCTTCGCGCGGAGCGGCTTCCACGCGACCCGGGTGAGCGAGGTCGCGAAGGCCGCGGGCGTCGCCGACGGCACGATCTACCTGTATTTCCGCTCGAAAGACGAGCTGCTCGTGTCTCTCTTCGAGGACCGCGTAGAGCGCCTCCTCGCGTACATGGAGCGCGAGCTCCCGAAGTACCCCGACGCGAGCGCCCGGCTGCGCGCCGTGATCGAGCTCCAGCTCGGCCTGCTCGAGGGCGAGCGCGAGCTGGCCGAGGTCATCACGGTCATCCTGCGCCAGTCCACGAAGCTGATGAAGGAGTACGCGGCGCCTCGCTTCTTGGAGTACCTCGACGCCATCGCGCGGGTCGTCGCCGAGGGGCAGGCCAAAGGGATGTTTCGCACCGACGTGTCGCCCAGCCTCATCGCGCGCGCCACGTTCGGCGCGCTCGACGGCATCGTCCTCACGTGGGCCCTCGGCCGCGCCGAGCACGGCGCCCTGGGCCGCGCGGCCAAACAGCTCGCCGACGTGCTCCTGCGAGGGCTGTCTGCGTGA
- a CDS encoding molybdopterin molybdotransferase MoeA produces the protein MLTFEEARLRLLDLAGRAGPPPIEAVPLDDADGRVLAEDLLAPDDLPPFDASTMDGYALSAAGLEAALASPGEARGVLRVVGESRTGHPVSPLASGTAMRIFTGAELPSGADAVVMQERVAALTGAGGPGARFEAAARPYQCVRRRGSDLRAGELALAAGARLGPAALGVAASCDRPTLEVFARPRVTLLTTGDELVPPGAPRARGQLPESNSVALVAMARRAGATVIARRTLPDDRAATARALGEALATSELVLTVGGVSVGDHDVVRDALADAGATLDFWKVAIKPGKPLAVGARGASLFLGLPGNPASAMVTFALFGVPLLRALGGERAPLPRALTARVLHDVAHEPGRLELVRAALSVVDGALCAGAVTHQASGASLGMARADALLAVPLESAGLRAGDAAVVYPFTELGLQ, from the coding sequence ATGCTCACGTTCGAGGAAGCGCGGCTCCGCCTGCTCGATCTCGCGGGGCGCGCGGGCCCGCCGCCGATCGAGGCTGTGCCGCTCGACGACGCCGACGGCCGCGTGCTCGCCGAGGACCTCCTCGCGCCCGACGACCTTCCGCCGTTCGACGCCTCCACGATGGACGGCTACGCGCTCTCGGCCGCCGGCCTCGAGGCCGCGCTCGCGAGCCCCGGAGAGGCACGGGGTGTGCTCCGCGTGGTGGGCGAGAGCCGCACCGGGCACCCCGTGAGCCCTCTCGCGAGCGGCACGGCGATGCGCATTTTTACCGGTGCAGAATTGCCCTCTGGCGCCGACGCGGTGGTGATGCAAGAGCGGGTCGCTGCGCTCACGGGCGCGGGCGGGCCGGGGGCGCGCTTTGAGGCGGCTGCGCGGCCGTACCAGTGCGTGCGGCGCCGCGGCAGCGATCTCCGCGCGGGGGAGCTCGCGCTCGCGGCCGGTGCACGGCTCGGGCCCGCGGCCTTGGGGGTCGCCGCCTCGTGCGATCGCCCCACGCTCGAGGTGTTCGCGAGGCCGCGCGTCACGCTGCTCACCACGGGCGACGAGCTCGTGCCCCCGGGCGCGCCCAGGGCGCGTGGGCAGCTGCCCGAGAGCAACAGCGTCGCCCTCGTGGCGATGGCGAGGCGCGCGGGCGCCACGGTGATCGCCCGCCGCACCCTCCCCGACGACCGCGCGGCGACGGCGCGCGCGCTGGGCGAGGCGCTCGCCACTTCGGAGCTGGTGCTCACCGTGGGCGGCGTGAGCGTGGGCGACCACGACGTGGTGCGCGACGCCCTCGCCGACGCGGGCGCCACGCTCGACTTCTGGAAGGTCGCGATCAAGCCCGGCAAGCCGCTCGCGGTGGGCGCGCGCGGGGCCTCGCTGTTCCTGGGGCTCCCCGGCAACCCGGCCTCGGCGATGGTCACCTTCGCGCTCTTCGGGGTGCCGCTCCTCCGGGCGCTCGGCGGCGAGCGCGCGCCGCTGCCCCGCGCGCTCACCGCCCGCGTGCTCCACGACGTGGCGCACGAGCCCGGGCGCCTCGAGCTCGTGCGGGCCGCGCTGTCGGTGGTCGACGGGGCCCTCTGCGCGGGCGCCGTGACCCACCAGGCGAGCGGCGCGAGCCTCGGCATGGCGCGGGCCGACGCGCTGCTCGCCGTGCCCCTGGAGTCCGCGGGGCTCCGCGCGGGCGACGCGGCGGTCGTGTACCCCTTCACCGAGCTCGGGCTCCAGTGA
- the moaC gene encoding cyclic pyranopterin monophosphate synthase MoaC: MVDVGDKAPTTRTAEAEARFTLAPATLALLREGRAEKGDVLATARIAGIMAAKKTSDLIPLCHPLALSKVELHATLEARSVTLRSLVRCHGPTGVEMEALTAVSVAALTLYDMLKAVDRSMTFDVALVRKEGGRSGTFEREAAAPAPRAPRAAKEIQR, from the coding sequence ATGGTCGACGTGGGCGACAAGGCGCCCACCACACGCACGGCCGAGGCCGAGGCGCGCTTCACCCTCGCGCCCGCCACGCTCGCGCTCCTCCGCGAGGGCCGCGCCGAGAAGGGCGACGTCCTCGCCACGGCCCGCATCGCGGGCATCATGGCCGCCAAGAAGACGAGCGATCTCATCCCGCTCTGTCACCCCCTCGCGCTCTCGAAGGTCGAGCTGCACGCGACGCTCGAGGCGCGGTCGGTCACGCTGCGCAGCCTGGTGCGCTGCCACGGCCCCACGGGAGTGGAAATGGAGGCGCTCACCGCGGTCAGCGTGGCGGCGCTCACCTTGTACGACATGCTGAAGGCCGTCGATCGCTCGATGACCTTCGATGTCGCGCTCGTCCGCAAGGAAGGCGGGAGGAGCGGCACGTTCGAGCGCGAGGCCGCCGCACCCGCCCCGCGCGCGCCGCGCGCCGCGAAGGAGATCCAACGATGA
- a CDS encoding MogA/MoaB family molybdenum cofactor biosynthesis protein — translation MRVVTVTVSDTRTSENDTSGRALVEELAEFTCVRRELVRDDPEAVREVLRRAAEDADAVVLTGGTGIAPRDTTFEAVTAMFDRTLDGFGETFRRLSWDEVGPRAMLSRATAGVVGSMLVFALPGSTNAARLGARALVAPLLVHAVALLRSPPDKESR, via the coding sequence ATTCGCGTCGTCACGGTCACGGTCAGCGACACGCGCACCTCGGAGAACGACACCTCGGGGCGCGCGCTGGTCGAGGAGCTCGCCGAGTTCACGTGCGTGCGCCGGGAGCTCGTGCGCGACGACCCGGAGGCTGTGCGCGAGGTGCTGCGCCGCGCCGCCGAGGACGCCGACGCCGTGGTGCTCACCGGGGGCACGGGCATCGCCCCCCGCGACACGACCTTCGAGGCCGTCACGGCGATGTTCGACCGCACCCTGGACGGCTTCGGCGAGACGTTCCGGCGCCTCTCGTGGGACGAGGTCGGGCCGCGGGCCATGCTCTCGCGCGCGACGGCGGGGGTCGTGGGCTCAATGCTCGTGTTCGCGCTGCCCGGGAGCACGAACGCCGCCCGGCTCGGGGCGCGCGCCCTCGTCGCGCCGCTGCTCGTGCACGCCGTCGCGCTGCTGCGTTCGCCGCCCGACAAGGAGTCACGCTGA
- a CDS encoding MoaD/ThiS family protein: MRVQALFFAVTRDLAGVGEATVEVPGDAPTVADFVHAVEAAYPGLAGRMGSVRIARNERFTALDVALAEGDVLALVPPVSGG; encoded by the coding sequence ATGCGAGTGCAGGCCCTCTTCTTCGCGGTCACCCGAGACCTCGCGGGCGTAGGGGAAGCCACCGTCGAGGTGCCTGGCGACGCGCCGACCGTGGCCGACTTCGTCCACGCCGTCGAGGCGGCCTATCCGGGGCTCGCGGGCCGCATGGGGAGCGTGCGTATCGCGCGCAACGAGCGCTTCACGGCGCTCGACGTCGCGCTCGCGGAGGGCGACGTGCTCGCGCTCGTGCCACCCGTCTCCGGCGGCTGA